Proteins from one Pseudomonas grandcourensis genomic window:
- the pheA gene encoding prephenate dehydratase codes for MSEQELKALRLRIDALDEKVLELISERARCAQEVARVKMASLAEGEVPVFYRPEREAQVLKRVMERNQGPLGNEEMARLFREIMSSCLALEQPLKVAYLGPEGTFTQAAAMKHFGHAVISKPMAAIDEVFREVAAGAVNFGVVPVENSTEGAVNHTLDSFLEHDMVICGEVELRIHHHLLVGENTKTDSISRIYSHAQSLAQCRKWLDAHYPNVERVAVSSNAEAAKRVKGEWNSAAIAGDMAAGLYGLTRLAEKIEDRPDNSTRFLMIGNQEVPPTGDDKTSIIVSMSNKPGALHELLVPFHDNGIDLTRIETRPSRSGKWTYVFFIDFVGHHRDPLVKGVLEKISQEAVALKVLGSYPKAVL; via the coding sequence ATGTCTGAGCAAGAACTCAAGGCACTGCGCCTGCGCATTGATGCCCTGGACGAAAAGGTCCTGGAGCTGATCAGTGAGCGCGCGCGCTGCGCCCAGGAAGTCGCGCGGGTAAAGATGGCCTCGCTGGCCGAAGGCGAAGTGCCGGTGTTCTATCGTCCTGAGCGTGAAGCTCAGGTGCTCAAGCGTGTCATGGAGCGCAATCAGGGGCCGCTGGGCAACGAAGAGATGGCGCGGTTGTTCCGTGAAATCATGTCTTCGTGCCTGGCGCTGGAGCAGCCGCTGAAAGTGGCTTATCTCGGCCCTGAAGGCACGTTCACCCAGGCGGCGGCCATGAAGCACTTCGGCCATGCGGTGATCAGCAAGCCGATGGCGGCGATCGACGAAGTGTTCCGTGAAGTGGCGGCGGGGGCGGTGAATTTTGGCGTGGTGCCGGTGGAGAACTCCACCGAGGGCGCGGTCAACCACACCCTCGACAGCTTCCTGGAACATGACATGGTGATCTGCGGCGAAGTCGAGCTGCGTATCCACCATCACCTGTTGGTCGGTGAAAATACCAAGACCGACAGCATCAGTCGCATCTACTCCCACGCCCAGTCCCTGGCCCAGTGCCGCAAGTGGCTGGACGCCCATTACCCGAATGTCGAGCGCGTGGCGGTGTCCAGCAACGCCGAAGCGGCCAAGCGGGTCAAGGGTGAGTGGAACTCGGCGGCGATTGCCGGCGACATGGCGGCCGGCCTGTACGGCTTGACCCGTCTGGCCGAGAAGATCGAGGACCGTCCGGATAACTCCACGCGCTTCCTCATGATCGGCAACCAGGAAGTGCCGCCGACCGGCGACGACAAGACATCGATCATCGTTTCGATGAGCAACAAGCCGGGTGCGCTTCACGAGTTGCTGGTGCCGTTCCACGACAATGGCATCGACCTGACGCGAATCGAGACTCGTCCGTCGCGCAGCGGTAAATGGACCTACGTGTTCTTCATCGACTTCGTCGGCCACCACCGCGACCCGCTGGTCAAAGGTGTGCTGGAAAAGATCAGTCAGGAAGCAGTGGCACTCAAGGTGCTGGGTTCCTACCCGAAAGCAGTTCTTTAA
- a CDS encoding bifunctional prephenate dehydrogenase/3-phosphoshikimate 1-carboxyvinyltransferase: MIGRLVVVGLGLIGGSFAKGLRESGLCREVVGVDLDPQSRKLAVELGVVDRCEEDLGVACQGADIIQLAVPILAMEKVLARLSGMDLGQAILTDVGSAKGNVVRAATEAFGKMPSCFVPGHPIAGSEQSGVEASNAELFRRHKVILTPLDQTDPAALAVVDRLWRELGADVEHMQVERHDEVLAATSHLPHLLAFGLVDSLAKRNENLEIFRYAAGGFRDFTRIAGSDPVMWHDIFLANREAVLRTLDTFRSDLDALRDAVDAGDGHQLLGVFTRARVAREHFSKILARRAYVDAMNSNDLIFLAQPGGRLSGRIRVPGDKSISHRSIMLGSLAEGVTEVEGFLEGEDALATLQAFRDMGVVIEGPHHGRVTIHGVGLHGLKPAPGPIYLGNSGTSMRLLSGLLAAQNFDSTLTGDASLSKRPMNRVANPLREMGAVIETAAEGRPPMTIRGGSKLKGLTYTMPMASAQVKSCLLLAGLYAEGKTTVTEPAPTRDHTERMLRGFGYPVTVNGATASVESGNKLTATHIEVPGDISSSAFFLVAASIAEGSELVLEHVGINPTRTGVIDILRLMGADITLENQREVGGEPVADLRVRAAKLKGIEIPEALVPLAIDEFPVLFVAAACAEGRTVLRGAEELRVKESDRIQVMADGLLALGVKCEPTPDGIIIDGGQIGGGEVHGHGDHRIAMAFSVASLRASAPIRIHDCANVATSFPNFLALCAQVGIRVAQEAQS, from the coding sequence ATGATCGGTCGCCTGGTGGTAGTCGGTCTCGGGTTGATCGGCGGTTCGTTTGCCAAGGGGTTGCGTGAAAGCGGTCTGTGCCGCGAAGTGGTCGGGGTCGATCTCGATCCGCAATCGCGCAAGCTCGCGGTCGAGTTGGGTGTGGTGGATCGCTGCGAGGAAGACCTGGGCGTTGCTTGTCAGGGCGCCGACATCATCCAGCTGGCGGTGCCGATCCTGGCCATGGAAAAAGTGCTCGCGCGTCTGTCGGGCATGGATCTGGGGCAGGCGATCCTGACCGATGTCGGCAGTGCCAAGGGCAATGTGGTGCGTGCGGCCACCGAGGCATTTGGCAAGATGCCGTCATGCTTCGTGCCGGGGCACCCGATTGCCGGTTCGGAGCAGAGCGGGGTGGAAGCCTCCAACGCCGAGCTGTTCCGTCGCCACAAAGTGATCCTGACGCCGCTGGATCAGACTGATCCTGCTGCCCTGGCGGTAGTCGACCGTTTGTGGCGCGAACTGGGCGCCGATGTCGAGCACATGCAGGTCGAGCGTCACGATGAAGTGCTGGCTGCGACCAGTCATCTGCCGCACTTGCTGGCGTTCGGCTTGGTCGATTCGTTGGCCAAGCGCAATGAAAATCTTGAGATCTTCCGTTACGCTGCGGGCGGTTTCCGCGATTTCACAAGAATCGCCGGAAGCGACCCGGTCATGTGGCACGACATCTTCCTCGCCAACCGCGAAGCTGTCCTGCGCACACTCGATACATTTCGCAGCGATCTCGACGCCTTGCGCGACGCGGTCGATGCAGGGGATGGGCACCAATTGTTGGGCGTTTTCACTCGCGCCCGGGTTGCCCGCGAGCATTTCAGTAAAATCCTGGCCCGCAGGGCCTATGTGGACGCTATGAATTCCAACGATCTGATTTTCCTGGCTCAACCTGGTGGCCGCCTGTCCGGTCGGATTCGCGTACCGGGTGACAAATCGATTTCCCACCGTTCGATCATGCTTGGCTCCCTGGCCGAAGGCGTCACCGAAGTCGAAGGCTTCCTCGAGGGCGAAGATGCCCTGGCGACCTTGCAGGCATTCCGTGACATGGGCGTGGTCATCGAAGGTCCGCACCACGGTCGCGTGACCATTCACGGCGTTGGCCTGCATGGCCTGAAGCCTGCACCGGGCCCGATCTATCTGGGCAACTCCGGCACTTCGATGCGTCTGCTGTCCGGCCTGCTGGCTGCGCAGAACTTCGACAGCACCCTGACCGGCGACGCTTCGCTGTCAAAGCGCCCGATGAATCGCGTGGCCAATCCGCTGCGTGAAATGGGCGCGGTGATCGAAACCGCCGCCGAAGGTCGTCCGCCGATGACCATTCGTGGCGGCAGCAAGCTCAAGGGCCTGACCTACACCATGCCGATGGCCAGCGCCCAGGTTAAGTCCTGCCTGCTGCTGGCCGGTCTGTATGCAGAAGGCAAGACCACGGTTACCGAGCCTGCTCCGACCCGCGACCATACCGAGCGCATGCTGCGTGGCTTCGGCTACCCGGTAACGGTCAACGGCGCGACCGCATCGGTCGAGTCCGGCAACAAGCTGACCGCGACCCACATTGAAGTCCCGGGTGATATTTCGTCCTCGGCGTTCTTCCTGGTGGCGGCCTCGATCGCTGAAGGTTCGGAACTGGTGCTGGAACACGTCGGCATCAACCCGACCCGTACCGGTGTGATCGACATCCTGCGCCTGATGGGCGCCGACATCACCCTGGAAAACCAGCGTGAAGTGGGTGGCGAGCCTGTAGCTGACTTGCGCGTACGTGCAGCTAAACTCAAAGGTATCGAGATTCCCGAGGCGCTGGTTCCGCTGGCGATCGACGAGTTCCCGGTGCTGTTCGTCGCCGCTGCCTGTGCCGAAGGGCGCACCGTGTTGCGTGGCGCTGAAGAGCTGCGGGTCAAGGAGTCGGATCGCATCCAGGTCATGGCGGATGGCTTGCTGGCATTGGGCGTCAAGTGCGAACCAACCCCGGATGGCATCATCATCGACGGCGGCCAGATCGGCGGCGGTGAAGTGCACGGTCATGGTGATCACCGTATTGCCATGGCGTTCAGCGTTGCTTCGCTGCGCGCCAGTGCGCCGATCCGCATTCATGATTGCGCCAACGTCGCGACATCGTTCCCGAATTTCCTGGCGCTGTGCGCACAGGTCGGTATTCGCGTGGCACAAGAGGCGCAGTCGTGA
- the serC gene encoding 3-phosphoserine/phosphohydroxythreonine transaminase, with product MSKRAYNFCAGPAALPEAVLQRAQGELLDWHGKGLSVMEMSHRSDEFVSIATKAEQDLRDLLNIPSNYKVLFLQGGASQQFAQIPLNLLPENGSADYIDTGIWSQKAIEEASRYGHVNVAGTAKPYDYFAIPGQNEWKLSKDAAYVHYAPNETIGGLEFQWIPETGDVPLVADMSSDILSRPVDVSRFGMIYAGAQKNIGPSGIVVNIVREDLLGKARSLCPTMLDYKVAADNGSMYNTPPTLAWYLSGLVFEWLKEQGGVEAIGKLNEVKQRTLYGFIDASGLYSNPINKSDRSWMNVPFRLADDRLDKPFLAGADERGLLNLKGHRSVGGMRASIYNAVDINAVNALISYMAEFEKEHG from the coding sequence GTGAGCAAGAGAGCCTATAACTTCTGTGCCGGTCCTGCGGCGCTTCCCGAAGCTGTCCTGCAGCGCGCCCAGGGTGAACTCCTCGACTGGCACGGCAAGGGTCTGTCGGTCATGGAAATGAGCCATCGCAGCGATGAGTTCGTGTCCATTGCCACCAAGGCCGAGCAGGATCTGCGTGATCTGCTGAATATCCCCTCGAACTATAAAGTGCTGTTTCTGCAAGGTGGCGCCAGCCAGCAATTTGCTCAGATTCCTCTGAACCTGTTGCCGGAAAACGGCTCGGCCGACTATATCGACACCGGTATCTGGTCGCAGAAAGCCATCGAAGAAGCCTCGCGCTACGGTCACGTCAATGTTGCCGGCACCGCCAAGCCTTACGACTATTTCGCCATTCCCGGCCAGAACGAATGGAAGCTGTCGAAAGACGCGGCCTACGTCCATTACGCGCCGAACGAAACCATCGGCGGCCTGGAATTCCAATGGATTCCGGAAACCGGTGATGTACCGCTGGTCGCCGACATGTCTTCGGACATCCTGTCGCGCCCGGTGGATGTTTCGCGCTTCGGCATGATCTACGCCGGCGCCCAGAAAAACATCGGCCCGAGCGGTATCGTCGTCAACATCGTTCGCGAAGACCTGCTGGGCAAGGCCCGTTCCCTGTGCCCGACCATGCTCGACTACAAGGTCGCGGCCGATAACGGTTCGATGTACAACACCCCGCCGACCCTGGCCTGGTACCTGTCCGGCCTGGTGTTCGAGTGGCTCAAGGAGCAGGGCGGCGTCGAGGCCATCGGCAAGCTCAACGAAGTCAAGCAGCGCACGCTGTACGGCTTCATCGATGCCAGCGGCCTGTACAGCAACCCGATCAACAAGTCGGACCGCTCGTGGATGAACGTGCCGTTCCGCCTGGCTGATGATCGTCTGGACAAGCCGTTCCTGGCCGGTGCCGACGAGCGTGGCCTGTTGAACCTCAAGGGCCACCGTTCCGTGGGCGGCATGCGCGCCTCCATCTATAACGCCGTCGACATCAACGCCGTCAACGCGCTGATTTCGTACATGGCAGAGTTCGAGAAGGAACATGGCTAA
- the hisC gene encoding histidinol-phosphate transaminase: MSGNFLALAQPGVQQLSPYVPGKPVDELARELDLDPASIVKLASNENPLGAGPKALAAIRDALPELTRYPDGNGFALKSLLAEQCRVELDQVTLGNGSNDILELVARAYLAPGLNAVFSEHAFAVYPIATQAVGAQAKVVPAKDWGHDLPAMLAAIDANTRVVFIANPNNPTGTWFDAEALDEFLQDVPEHVLVVLDEAYIEYAEGSDLPDGLDFLAAYPNLLVSRTFSKAYGLAALRVGYGLSTAVVADVLNRVRQPFNVNSLALAAACAALKDEEYLAQSRQLNESGMQQLEAGFRELGLSWIPSKGNFICVDLGQVAAPVFQGLLREGVIVRPVANYGMPNHLRITIGLPAENSRFLEALTKVLARG, from the coding sequence ATGAGTGGCAATTTCCTCGCTCTGGCACAGCCGGGCGTGCAACAACTTTCGCCTTACGTTCCGGGCAAGCCCGTGGACGAACTGGCGCGTGAGCTGGACCTCGATCCAGCCAGCATCGTCAAACTGGCGAGCAACGAAAACCCGCTGGGCGCTGGCCCCAAGGCGCTGGCGGCGATCCGCGATGCGCTGCCTGAGCTGACCCGTTATCCGGACGGCAACGGTTTTGCGCTCAAGAGCCTGTTGGCCGAGCAGTGCCGCGTCGAACTCGATCAGGTCACGCTGGGCAACGGTTCCAACGACATCCTGGAGCTGGTTGCGCGCGCCTATCTGGCACCGGGCCTGAATGCCGTGTTCAGCGAGCATGCGTTCGCGGTCTACCCGATTGCCACCCAGGCGGTCGGCGCGCAGGCCAAGGTGGTTCCGGCCAAGGATTGGGGGCATGACCTGCCTGCCATGCTGGCGGCGATCGATGCCAACACCCGCGTGGTGTTCATCGCCAACCCGAACAACCCGACGGGGACCTGGTTCGACGCCGAGGCGCTGGACGAGTTCCTGCAGGATGTTCCGGAGCATGTGCTGGTCGTACTGGACGAGGCTTACATCGAATACGCCGAAGGCAGCGATCTGCCGGATGGCCTGGACTTCCTGGCGGCTTATCCGAACCTGCTGGTTTCCCGCACCTTCTCCAAGGCTTATGGTCTGGCGGCGCTGCGTGTGGGTTATGGCTTGTCCACGGCGGTAGTCGCAGACGTGCTGAACCGTGTACGCCAGCCGTTCAACGTCAACAGTCTGGCCCTGGCCGCGGCCTGTGCGGCGTTGAAGGACGAAGAGTATCTGGCGCAAAGCCGTCAGTTGAACGAGTCCGGCATGCAGCAACTGGAAGCCGGTTTCCGTGAGCTGGGGCTGAGCTGGATTCCGTCCAAGGGCAATTTCATTTGCGTCGATCTCGGCCAGGTCGCGGCCCCGGTGTTCCAGGGCTTGCTGCGTGAAGGCGTAATTGTGCGTCCGGTGGCCAACTATGGCATGCCGAATCACCTGCGCATCACCATTGGCCTGCCGGCAGAGAACAGCCGCTTCCTGGAAGCGCTGACCAAGGTTCTGGCTCGTGGTTGA
- the cmk gene encoding (d)CMP kinase: protein MNNIAPVITIDGPSGSGKGTVAGILAKRLGWNLLDSGALYRLLAFAAHNHGVDLTNEELLKKLAAHLDVQFIAATDGQLQRIILEGDEVSDVIRTESVGSGASQVAALPAVREALLQRQRAFQEAPGLVADGRDMGTVVFPDAPLKIFLTASAEERARRRYLQLKGKVEGVSLSSLLDEIRARDERDTQRAVAPLKPAADAIQLDSTELSIDQVLERIMSEIAIRDIAG from the coding sequence GTGAACAACATTGCACCGGTCATCACCATCGACGGGCCAAGCGGTTCGGGCAAGGGCACGGTAGCCGGGATTCTGGCCAAGCGCCTGGGCTGGAACCTGCTGGACTCCGGTGCGTTGTACCGATTGCTGGCCTTCGCCGCGCATAACCACGGTGTCGACCTGACCAATGAAGAGCTGCTGAAGAAACTCGCCGCTCATCTGGATGTGCAGTTCATCGCGGCGACGGACGGTCAGTTGCAACGCATCATTCTGGAAGGTGATGAAGTCAGCGATGTCATTCGCACCGAAAGCGTCGGTTCCGGCGCTTCCCAGGTGGCTGCGCTGCCCGCTGTACGCGAGGCGCTGCTGCAGCGCCAGCGTGCTTTTCAGGAAGCGCCGGGCCTTGTGGCGGATGGTCGCGACATGGGCACAGTGGTTTTCCCCGACGCGCCGCTGAAGATTTTTCTGACCGCCAGCGCCGAGGAACGGGCACGCCGTCGATATTTGCAGTTGAAGGGCAAGGTCGAGGGTGTTAGTCTGTCGAGTCTGCTAGATGAGATACGTGCGCGCGATGAGCGTGACACCCAGCGAGCGGTAGCCCCGCTCAAACCGGCGGCTGACGCCATACAGCTGGATTCCACGGAATTATCCATCGACCAGGTGCTGGAACGCATCATGAGCGAGATCGCCATTCGCGATATCGCCGGGTGA